One segment of Microcoleus sp. bin38.metabat.b11b12b14.051 DNA contains the following:
- a CDS encoding NAD(P) transhydrogenase subunit alpha — MAEGLIAGLVVFTLASFVGFEVINKVPPTLHTPLMSGSNAISGIAVLGAILISGQGNVTVTSILGTIAIALATINVVAGFLVTDRMLQMFKKKEVKA, encoded by the coding sequence ATGGCAGAAGGATTGATTGCAGGTTTAGTGGTGTTTACTCTAGCGTCGTTTGTGGGATTTGAAGTAATCAATAAAGTCCCGCCGACGCTGCACACACCTTTGATGTCGGGTTCCAATGCGATTTCGGGAATTGCCGTTTTAGGCGCAATTCTGATTTCGGGCCAAGGTAATGTGACTGTTACTTCGATTTTGGGGACGATCGCGATCGCCCTAGCCACAATCAACGTAGTCGCCGGTTTCTTAGTAACCGATCGAATGCTGCAAATGTTTAAGAAAAAAGAGGTTAAAGCGTGA